In the Rhizobium sp. CB3090 genome, one interval contains:
- a CDS encoding Mur ligase family protein has translation MSTNPQPRSLSDVLSRLDLLTNWERKPRGEMRVGLNPILDLMQRLGNPHKSFRAIHVGGTKGKGSVSALIEAALLHAGWKVGRYGSPHVDRVNERISVLGQAVEDDALASALERTLDSYESAKREATAGEDATWFDVITAAAFLAFQDAGLDWVVVEVGLGGRLDSTNVVFGEVAVVTNIELEHTEILGSTREAIAGEKVGILKPGAALATTLPVSDAAGQILQQRADELGCPVLRTDFPDDAAIADRNAALAGLVLDYLGQRGERVRDSAQPGIPIGAWLLDQAVRDSAHLPGRMERFAFELPARPNAAPQTVPIVMDGAHVPFNLEAVMRDISRDSEFRGECTAIVALGVDKDANGFLTVLSRYAVHVLFTEAGGSGRFHPASELEALATSMGMTCESEPDARKALDRAAAMAARNKGWVLATGSLYLVGALRSVVLKGG, from the coding sequence ATGTCCACAAATCCTCAGCCTCGTTCTCTGTCCGATGTCCTCTCGCGCCTCGATTTGCTGACAAATTGGGAGCGCAAGCCGCGCGGAGAGATGCGTGTCGGCCTGAACCCGATTCTCGATCTGATGCAGAGGCTCGGCAATCCTCATAAAAGCTTTCGTGCCATCCATGTCGGTGGTACCAAAGGCAAAGGTTCCGTTTCCGCGCTCATCGAGGCCGCATTGCTGCATGCCGGATGGAAGGTTGGTCGCTACGGCTCGCCGCATGTCGACCGCGTGAATGAGCGGATCAGCGTGTTGGGCCAAGCAGTCGAAGACGATGCGCTGGCGAGCGCATTGGAACGGACGCTGGACAGTTACGAGTCCGCAAAGCGGGAGGCGACGGCCGGCGAAGATGCCACCTGGTTCGACGTTATCACGGCGGCCGCCTTTCTTGCATTCCAAGACGCCGGTCTGGATTGGGTGGTCGTGGAGGTCGGGCTTGGCGGCCGGCTGGATTCCACCAATGTCGTCTTTGGCGAGGTTGCCGTCGTCACCAATATCGAGCTCGAGCATACGGAGATCCTTGGTAGCACGCGCGAGGCGATCGCCGGCGAGAAGGTGGGTATTCTGAAGCCCGGCGCGGCGCTTGCCACGACACTTCCCGTCTCTGACGCTGCGGGTCAGATTTTGCAGCAACGCGCAGACGAGCTCGGTTGCCCGGTATTGCGCACCGACTTTCCTGATGACGCAGCGATAGCGGACCGGAATGCCGCATTGGCTGGTCTGGTCCTCGACTACCTCGGGCAGCGTGGCGAACGCGTGCGCGACAGTGCCCAGCCCGGCATTCCAATCGGTGCATGGCTGCTTGATCAGGCGGTTAGGGATAGCGCGCATCTGCCGGGACGAATGGAACGGTTCGCCTTCGAACTGCCCGCGAGACCGAACGCGGCTCCGCAAACAGTGCCGATAGTGATGGATGGCGCGCATGTTCCGTTCAATCTCGAGGCCGTTATGCGGGATATCAGCCGCGACAGCGAGTTCAGGGGCGAGTGTACCGCCATTGTTGCGCTGGGGGTCGACAAGGATGCAAATGGGTTCTTGACCGTGCTGTCTCGTTACGCTGTCCATGTGCTGTTTACGGAAGCGGGTGGCTCCGGCCGGTTTCATCCGGCGAGTGAGCTGGAGGCACTGGCAACCTCCATGGGAATGACCTGCGAATCCGAGCCCGATGCGCGAAAGGCGTTGGATCGTGCTGCGGCTATGGCGGCGCGGAATAAGGGCTGGGTTCTCGCCACCGGGTCGCTCTATCTTGTGGGAGCGCTGCGGAGCGTCGTGTTGAAAGGCGGATGA
- a CDS encoding adenosylcobinamide-GDP ribazoletransferase: protein MNIREYTRDTARAVAFLSRIPVPPSFFESYDGSLIRVSRSFPLAGLLIALPAAIVFGILLAFHADPLMAALLALAIQTMTTGALHEDGLSDTADGLGGGKDRDKALAIMKDSRIGSYGAVALILSFGLRAAALAAIARGLPPFAAALALPASAALSRGAMVWHWYVLPAAKPDGIAASAGKPDYGAMQVALITALVLSAFLLWPSLRLPAFILCLLVTAAAAFLLTRRVRQRLSGHTGDTIGATQQICEIAAFCTLAMCV from the coding sequence ATGAATATTCGGGAATACACACGCGATACCGCGCGCGCCGTCGCTTTCTTGAGCCGCATTCCCGTGCCGCCGTCTTTCTTTGAGAGCTATGACGGTAGCCTTATCCGCGTTTCTCGTAGCTTTCCCCTCGCCGGCCTGCTGATCGCCCTGCCCGCAGCGATCGTCTTCGGCATCCTGCTTGCCTTCCATGCCGATCCGCTGATGGCAGCGCTGCTGGCACTCGCAATCCAGACGATGACGACAGGCGCCCTGCATGAGGATGGCCTGAGCGACACGGCTGACGGTCTTGGCGGCGGCAAGGATCGCGACAAGGCGCTCGCCATCATGAAGGACAGTCGGATCGGCTCTTACGGCGCCGTAGCGCTGATCCTTTCTTTCGGACTGCGCGCCGCAGCGCTCGCCGCCATTGCTCGCGGCCTTCCGCCATTTGCCGCGGCGCTCGCTTTGCCGGCCTCCGCCGCGCTCAGCCGCGGCGCCATGGTCTGGCATTGGTATGTTCTGCCCGCCGCCAAGCCGGACGGAATTGCCGCCTCGGCCGGCAAGCCGGATTACGGCGCAATGCAGGTGGCGCTCATCACCGCGCTGGTGCTCTCGGCTTTTCTGCTCTGGCCGAGCCTCAGGCTTCCCGCTTTTATCTTGTGCCTTTTGGTCACCGCAGCCGCGGCATTTCTACTCACCCGGCGCGTGCGCCAAAGACTTTCCGGTCACACCGGCGATACCATCGGTGCGACGCAGCAGATTTGCGAGATCGCCGCTTTCTGTACTCTTGCCATGTGCGTTTGA
- a CDS encoding HAMP domain-containing sensor histidine kinase: MSTGVSTSTDKIIVDRSRSHRNRAVSKAVRQTRERLQSGHSSSFDREVMMMHVDSLLQGASVMPIFVVLVAALGVYLAGDGQIFIWAIPTLSAHAINMLLGRRAKKREMTAESARKWRQLLLLGQLLIGFCWAYFAMQSCSTCGGDGFALYKGAALLVGISVTAMANFMLPRAVPFSFAPAIVVLAVRAALTRNPVDAALTAAVAVAVIFFTFITNRMFQSNLKILSFQSEKDDLIAELEVAKSMSDEARRRAEEANLAKSRFLASMSHELRTPLNAILGFSEVMSAEVMGPLNNATYREYTTDIHRSGQHLLNLINEILDLSRIEAGKYELNEEAISLLDVAEDCIGMVQLRARGKNISIAPQFEPQLPSVWADEKSIRQVILNLLSNAVKFTPQGGEITVKVGWTAGGGQYVAIKDNGPGIPEEEIPVVLSAFGQGSIAIKSAEQGTGLGLPIVQAILAKHDGQFILKSKLREGTEVIAILPAKRVLQSLPAVEDAPLVERRKKSFA; the protein is encoded by the coding sequence ATGAGCACCGGCGTCAGCACATCGACAGATAAGATCATTGTCGACCGATCACGCAGTCACCGCAACAGGGCTGTGTCGAAGGCCGTGCGGCAGACGCGCGAGCGCCTGCAATCCGGACACAGCAGCAGCTTCGACCGCGAAGTCATGATGATGCATGTCGACTCCCTCCTGCAGGGTGCCTCGGTCATGCCGATCTTCGTCGTCCTCGTCGCAGCGCTCGGCGTCTATCTCGCGGGCGACGGGCAGATCTTCATCTGGGCCATTCCGACTCTATCCGCGCATGCGATCAACATGCTGCTCGGCCGCCGCGCAAAAAAACGCGAAATGACCGCCGAAAGCGCCAGGAAATGGCGCCAATTGCTGCTGCTCGGTCAACTCCTCATCGGCTTTTGCTGGGCATATTTCGCCATGCAAAGCTGTTCGACCTGCGGCGGCGACGGCTTCGCGCTCTATAAAGGCGCAGCGTTGTTGGTTGGAATCAGTGTCACAGCGATGGCAAATTTCATGCTGCCGCGCGCAGTACCTTTCTCCTTCGCACCGGCAATCGTCGTCCTTGCCGTCAGAGCGGCACTGACGCGCAATCCAGTCGATGCGGCCCTCACCGCCGCTGTCGCAGTCGCGGTCATCTTCTTCACCTTCATCACCAACCGGATGTTCCAATCGAACCTGAAGATTCTTTCTTTCCAGTCGGAAAAGGATGATCTGATCGCCGAGCTGGAAGTCGCGAAATCCATGTCGGATGAAGCGCGCCGGCGTGCAGAAGAGGCGAACCTCGCCAAATCGCGCTTCCTGGCCTCGATGTCGCATGAACTCAGAACGCCGCTCAACGCCATTCTTGGTTTTTCCGAGGTCATGTCGGCGGAGGTCATGGGACCGCTGAACAATGCCACCTATCGCGAATACACCACCGACATCCACCGCTCCGGACAGCATCTCCTCAACCTGATCAATGAAATCCTCGATCTATCCCGCATCGAGGCCGGCAAGTATGAGCTGAACGAGGAAGCAATCTCGCTGCTGGATGTGGCGGAGGATTGCATCGGTATGGTGCAGTTACGCGCGCGTGGCAAAAACATCTCCATCGCACCACAGTTCGAGCCGCAGCTCCCTTCCGTCTGGGCCGACGAGAAATCCATACGGCAGGTGATCCTCAATCTCCTCTCGAATGCGGTAAAATTCACGCCGCAAGGCGGAGAGATCACCGTCAAGGTCGGCTGGACTGCCGGCGGTGGTCAATATGTGGCGATCAAGGACAATGGTCCGGGCATCCCCGAAGAAGAGATACCGGTGGTTCTTTCCGCCTTCGGCCAGGGTTCGATCGCCATCAAAAGCGCCGAGCAGGGTACCGGCCTCGGCCTGCCGATCGTTCAGGCGATCCTCGCTAAGCATGACGGTCAGTTCATACTGAAGTCCAAGCTGCGCGAGGGCACGGAAGTCATCGCCATCCTGCCCGCCAAACGCGTGCTGCAAAGTCTGCCGGCTGTCGAAGATGCACCTCTAGTCGAGCGTCGCAAGAAGAGTTTTGCCTGA
- a CDS encoding DUF1801 domain-containing protein → MKKATTSMAKSDPKEETAEDSPSVLIDGRIKELSDWRGETLARVRTLIHQADPEVIEEWKWRGVPVWSHDGIICTGETYKNVVKMTFAKGASLEDPSSLFNSSMEGNTRRAIDFHESDEIDEEALKALIRAAVALNTATRAARPVRSQKKPKSA, encoded by the coding sequence ATGAAGAAAGCGACGACAAGTATGGCGAAGAGTGACCCGAAGGAAGAAACGGCAGAGGACTCTCCCTCTGTTTTGATAGATGGCAGAATCAAGGAGCTGAGCGACTGGCGGGGCGAGACGCTCGCTCGGGTCCGAACCCTAATCCACCAGGCAGACCCGGAAGTAATCGAGGAGTGGAAGTGGAGAGGGGTTCCGGTATGGTCTCATGACGGTATCATCTGCACCGGCGAGACCTACAAGAATGTCGTGAAGATGACCTTCGCCAAAGGCGCCTCATTGGAGGATCCCTCGAGCCTCTTCAACTCCAGTATGGAAGGCAATACCAGGCGTGCCATCGATTTCCATGAGAGCGATGAGATCGATGAAGAGGCGTTGAAGGCGCTTATTCGCGCCGCTGTGGCATTGAATACAGCGACGCGTGCCGCTCGCCCGGTTCGCTCTCAGAAAAAACCAAAAAGCGCTTGA
- a CDS encoding DUF1289 domain-containing protein — translation MLTPCILVCSIDMNTGYCFGCGRTREEISAWMNYSDDQRREIMQVLPERLATVERKPRRETRRQRLARERGTV, via the coding sequence ATGCTAACACCCTGCATTCTCGTCTGCTCCATCGATATGAATACCGGCTATTGCTTCGGCTGCGGACGCACGCGCGAGGAAATCAGCGCATGGATGAACTATAGCGACGATCAGCGCCGCGAAATCATGCAAGTCCTGCCGGAACGTCTCGCCACGGTTGAACGCAAGCCGCGCCGGGAAACACGTCGCCAGCGACTGGCGCGGGAGCGCGGCACCGTATGA
- a CDS encoding diacylglycerol kinase yields the protein MAEFSKSAVTKETGIRHFFAAAGYSWGGFQRLLQESAFRQELLFAAAGLILLVLVGATLAEIMIAVVLFLGVFAVEAMNTAVEEVIDRISPEISNVGKHAKDLGSFAVLCMLVASGLYLLYTIASHLFFL from the coding sequence ATGGCCGAGTTTTCGAAATCAGCAGTAACCAAGGAAACGGGGATCCGGCATTTCTTTGCCGCCGCCGGTTATTCCTGGGGCGGCTTTCAGCGCCTGCTGCAGGAATCGGCTTTCCGGCAGGAGCTGTTGTTCGCAGCCGCTGGATTGATCCTGCTCGTACTGGTCGGGGCAACGCTTGCGGAAATCATGATTGCCGTTGTGCTGTTTCTCGGCGTTTTTGCCGTGGAGGCGATGAATACGGCGGTGGAAGAAGTCATTGATCGGATTTCACCCGAGATTTCCAATGTCGGCAAGCACGCCAAGGATCTCGGCTCCTTCGCTGTCCTCTGCATGCTGGTCGCTTCCGGTCTCTATCTTCTTTATACGATCGCCAGCCATCTGTTTTTCCTCTGA
- a CDS encoding TIGR02281 family clan AA aspartic protease, with amino-acid sequence MSRLNIALAIIGIGLALLVFNNSNGTTFGINNDDFAGVIYLVPLVLVIGAGIWASRHTASQSLRNLLIWLVIIMALATAYIYRGDAQQVGDRLMAGLVPGHAVVVTTSEGGQEVILHKLLNGHFEAQVMINGQPIDMLVDTGASTIALSQKDAERVGIIPENLTYSMTVITANGRARAAPIELGSVAIGPIQRRDVQATVAEDGKLDQSLLGMSFLETLGSMQMQTDELRLRD; translated from the coding sequence ATGAGCCGCCTGAACATAGCCCTCGCCATCATTGGCATCGGACTCGCACTCCTCGTCTTCAACAATAGCAACGGCACGACCTTCGGCATCAATAACGACGACTTTGCGGGCGTCATCTATCTGGTGCCGCTTGTGCTGGTCATAGGCGCGGGCATTTGGGCCAGCCGCCATACGGCCAGCCAATCCCTGCGCAATCTGCTGATCTGGCTCGTCATCATCATGGCACTGGCGACCGCCTATATCTACCGCGGCGATGCCCAGCAGGTCGGCGACCGCCTGATGGCTGGCCTTGTGCCCGGACATGCTGTCGTCGTCACGACAAGCGAAGGCGGCCAGGAAGTCATCCTCCACAAGCTGCTGAACGGTCATTTCGAGGCGCAAGTAATGATCAACGGTCAGCCGATCGACATGCTCGTCGATACCGGCGCCAGCACCATCGCATTGTCGCAGAAGGACGCCGAGCGTGTCGGCATCATCCCGGAAAACCTCACCTATTCCATGACGGTCATCACGGCCAACGGCCGAGCCAGGGCTGCTCCGATCGAACTCGGCTCCGTCGCCATCGGTCCGATCCAGCGCCGCGATGTCCAGGCGACCGTCGCCGAAGACGGCAAGCTCGACCAGAGTCTGCTCGGCATGAGCTTCCTGGAAACGTTGGGCTCGATGCAAATGCAGACGGATGAGCTGCGGCTGCGGGATTGA
- a CDS encoding ABC transporter permease, which translates to MNFEAIKSIYAFEMARTRRTLLQSVVSPVISTSLYFIVFGAAIGSRIQLVEGVSYGAFITPGLIMLTLLGQCISNGSFGIYFPKFTGTIYEVLSAPVAMTEIVLGYVGAAATKGMLIGLIILLTANFFVHITIEHPFMMVLFFVLTAVTFSLFGFMIGIWAGNFEQLNLIPMLVVPPLTFLGGSFYSINMLPPFWQAVSHLNPVLYLVSGFRWSFFGIADVNPALSLAMITIFLLICLATLGWIFKTGYRLRS; encoded by the coding sequence ATGAACTTCGAGGCGATCAAATCCATTTATGCCTTCGAGATGGCGCGCACGCGCCGCACGCTGTTGCAGAGCGTCGTCTCGCCGGTCATTTCCACCTCACTCTATTTCATCGTCTTCGGCGCTGCGATCGGTTCGCGCATCCAATTGGTGGAAGGCGTCTCCTACGGCGCTTTCATCACGCCGGGGCTCATCATGCTGACGCTGCTCGGCCAGTGTATCAGCAACGGTTCCTTCGGCATCTATTTCCCGAAGTTCACCGGCACGATCTATGAGGTTCTTTCCGCACCCGTCGCCATGACGGAAATCGTTCTCGGCTATGTCGGCGCCGCCGCGACCAAGGGCATGCTGATCGGGCTGATCATCCTGCTGACGGCGAATTTTTTCGTGCACATCACCATCGAACATCCCTTCATGATGGTCCTGTTCTTCGTGCTGACGGCGGTGACCTTCAGCCTGTTCGGCTTCATGATCGGCATTTGGGCGGGGAATTTCGAGCAGCTCAACCTCATTCCCATGCTGGTCGTGCCGCCGCTGACCTTCCTTGGTGGCAGCTTCTATTCCATCAACATGCTGCCGCCCTTTTGGCAGGCCGTCAGTCACCTCAATCCGGTCCTCTATCTCGTCAGCGGTTTCCGTTGGAGCTTCTTTGGCATTGCCGACGTCAACCCGGCGCTGAGCCTCGCGATGATCACCATTTTCCTGTTGATCTGCCTGGCGACCCTTGGGTGGATCTTCAAGACGGGATATCGGTTAAGGAGCTGA
- a CDS encoding extensin family protein: MAYLSFLRRAVLPLLMSSALVACTADSLVPPSNIDSSARVGSIKPHRSMPQREFTYQGDRTPVNSASANYANTYDLSGRRQNAAQMPASAAAKQGRLPMGGAKEAVTTTDAEEGLAQQSDVPSQGVNMDAELGVGPSEEAQSGPVVGLAQEEGQNIAEGETDQPVVDGIGSDAPVQANRSIIQRPTAQAELNQSPIRRQQSNMQVAMLPRVGNPMPRIEQQEEAPQSSPGGAMPASEIACRQELQRMGVVYNDKPPISDGPACQVPYPVSLSGLSGNIAVKPAVTLNCQVTLAFAKWVKNELAPAARTRYWTGIGTIVPLGGYSCRRMNNSRQRYNPMSEHAHGNAIDVGTFILKNGHVIDVRKKGLFSFREGRLLKAVRSDSCKYFDTVLGPGSNPEHWNHFHFDLRDRRGGQRYCSL, encoded by the coding sequence ATGGCGTATTTGTCCTTTCTGCGGCGGGCTGTCCTGCCGCTGCTCATGTCGTCGGCGCTGGTCGCCTGCACGGCCGATAGCCTCGTCCCACCGTCGAACATCGACAGCAGCGCCCGCGTCGGCTCGATCAAGCCACATCGCAGCATGCCGCAGAGAGAGTTCACCTACCAAGGTGACCGAACTCCCGTTAATTCCGCCTCGGCCAACTACGCTAACACATATGATCTCTCCGGCAGGCGTCAGAATGCTGCGCAGATGCCCGCGTCTGCCGCTGCCAAACAGGGCCGTTTGCCGATGGGCGGCGCCAAGGAGGCCGTGACGACCACCGATGCCGAGGAGGGGCTGGCGCAGCAGTCGGATGTGCCCTCTCAGGGCGTCAATATGGATGCGGAACTCGGCGTGGGACCGAGCGAGGAAGCGCAGTCCGGACCGGTCGTGGGGCTGGCCCAGGAGGAAGGGCAGAATATTGCGGAGGGCGAAACCGATCAGCCCGTCGTCGACGGGATCGGCTCCGACGCGCCGGTGCAGGCCAACCGCTCCATCATTCAACGCCCGACCGCACAGGCTGAACTCAATCAGTCGCCGATCCGCCGCCAGCAATCGAACATGCAGGTCGCCATGTTGCCGCGCGTCGGCAATCCAATGCCACGGATCGAACAGCAGGAGGAGGCACCGCAATCGTCGCCCGGCGGCGCCATGCCTGCTTCGGAAATCGCCTGCCGGCAAGAGTTGCAACGCATGGGAGTCGTCTATAACGACAAGCCGCCGATTTCCGATGGTCCGGCCTGCCAGGTTCCTTATCCGGTTTCCCTGAGCGGACTTTCGGGCAACATCGCCGTCAAGCCGGCGGTGACACTGAACTGTCAGGTGACGCTTGCCTTTGCAAAATGGGTGAAGAACGAATTGGCACCGGCGGCCCGCACACGCTATTGGACGGGCATCGGCACGATCGTACCGCTTGGCGGTTATTCTTGCCGCCGGATGAACAATAGCCGGCAACGCTACAATCCGATGTCGGAACATGCCCATGGCAATGCCATCGATGTCGGCACCTTCATCCTGAAAAACGGCCATGTCATCGATGTCCGCAAGAAGGGGCTGTTCTCCTTCCGCGAGGGCCGGCTGCTGAAGGCGGTGCGCAGCGATAGCTGCAAATATTTCGACACGGTACTCGGCCCGGGCAGTAATCCTGAACACTGGAACCATTTCCACTTCGACCTTAGGGATCGCAGGGGCGGGCAGCGTTACTGCAGCCTGTGA
- a CDS encoding GNAT family N-acetyltransferase — protein sequence MDITIRSALPEDAAAMASLHVAVWRETYRTLASPEAFRKLDEAHRQARWAATLAEPRRDQLVLLAEQDDRLVGIGSVGAPSHAVFEGRGEIRSLYVVPSLKRQGLGRRLMRELAQHLAALHYPGASLSVVAGNEPAIAFYQSLGGRIAGRYIDPGPIWRSDNIIFVWDDLSLLL from the coding sequence ATGGACATCACCATTCGATCGGCTCTTCCCGAAGATGCGGCAGCGATGGCCAGTCTGCATGTCGCCGTCTGGCGCGAAACCTATCGGACGCTGGCATCTCCCGAAGCTTTTCGCAAGCTTGATGAGGCTCACCGACAAGCCAGATGGGCGGCGACATTGGCCGAGCCCCGTCGTGACCAATTGGTGCTGCTTGCGGAGCAAGACGATCGGCTGGTTGGCATCGGTTCGGTCGGTGCGCCATCACACGCCGTTTTCGAAGGGCGCGGGGAAATACGATCCCTCTACGTCGTTCCTTCCTTGAAACGCCAGGGTCTCGGCCGTCGCCTGATGCGGGAACTGGCGCAGCATCTCGCCGCTCTCCACTATCCCGGCGCCTCCCTCAGCGTCGTTGCCGGCAATGAACCGGCAATCGCGTTTTACCAGTCGCTGGGCGGACGGATAGCAGGACGCTATATCGATCCCGGCCCGATTTGGCGATCGGACAACATCATCTTCGTTTGGGACGATTTGTCGTTGCTGCTGTAA
- a CDS encoding DUF1801 domain-containing protein — protein sequence MADKTSTTSTKVARKAAKPSNAGATLLAGGNPQIAKGEGDAPVQAYIAAMPGWKSDIGRRLDALIERTVPDVQKAVKWNSPLYGMEGQGWFLGIHCFTKYVKVAFFRGMSLTPIPPGDSKSKDTRYLNIHEGDLLDEAQLAAWIRQASQLPGERM from the coding sequence TTGGCTGACAAGACATCTACCACGTCGACGAAGGTCGCAAGGAAGGCGGCTAAGCCGAGCAATGCAGGTGCCACCCTCCTTGCCGGCGGCAATCCGCAGATCGCCAAGGGCGAGGGGGATGCTCCTGTGCAGGCCTATATCGCGGCCATGCCGGGCTGGAAGAGCGACATCGGTCGCCGCCTCGACGCGCTCATCGAGCGCACGGTTCCGGATGTGCAGAAGGCGGTCAAATGGAACTCGCCGCTTTATGGGATGGAAGGTCAAGGTTGGTTCCTGGGCATCCATTGCTTCACGAAATACGTCAAGGTGGCCTTCTTCCGTGGCATGTCGCTCACGCCCATCCCTCCGGGCGATTCCAAGAGCAAGGACACGCGCTATCTCAACATCCATGAGGGCGATCTGCTCGACGAAGCTCAGCTTGCCGCCTGGATAAGGCAAGCCAGCCAATTGCCCGGCGAACGAATGTAA
- a CDS encoding ABC transporter ATP-binding protein encodes MAPIISIRNLTKTYSNGFQALKGIDLDVEKGEILALLGPNGAGKTTMISIVCGITNPSGGTVTVGGHDVVKEFRATRTMIGLVPQELTTDQFETVWNTVSFSRGLHGKKPNPEHIEQVLRDLSLWDKRDNMLRQLSGGMKRRVLIAKALSHEPEILFLDEPTAGVDVTLRKDMWHVVERLRASGVTIILTTHYIEEAEEIADRVGVINDGKLLLVEEKKALMAKLGRKQLILDLLAPLEAVPHHLDGNGLSLGPNGTTLIYDYDAEHEQSSIAALLSRLAAAGIHFKDLSTRQSSLEDIFVSLVGEDK; translated from the coding sequence ATGGCCCCGATCATTTCTATCCGTAATCTCACCAAAACCTATTCCAACGGATTTCAGGCGCTGAAAGGCATTGATCTTGACGTCGAGAAGGGCGAGATACTGGCACTGCTCGGGCCGAATGGCGCCGGCAAGACGACGATGATCTCCATCGTCTGCGGAATCACCAATCCCAGCGGCGGCACGGTGACCGTCGGCGGTCACGACGTCGTCAAGGAATTTCGCGCCACGCGCACTATGATCGGCCTTGTGCCGCAGGAGCTGACGACCGATCAGTTCGAGACCGTTTGGAACACAGTCAGCTTTTCACGCGGCCTGCACGGCAAGAAACCGAATCCCGAGCATATCGAGCAGGTGCTGCGCGACCTGTCGCTCTGGGACAAGAGGGACAATATGCTGCGCCAGCTCTCCGGAGGCATGAAGCGGCGTGTCCTGATCGCCAAGGCGTTGTCGCACGAGCCGGAGATCCTCTTCCTGGACGAGCCTACGGCGGGCGTCGACGTGACGTTGCGTAAGGACATGTGGCATGTCGTCGAGCGGCTGCGGGCTTCCGGCGTCACCATCATCCTGACGACGCATTACATCGAGGAGGCCGAGGAGATTGCTGACCGTGTCGGTGTCATCAATGACGGCAAGCTGCTGTTGGTGGAAGAGAAGAAGGCCTTGATGGCCAAACTCGGCCGCAAACAGCTCATCCTCGATCTGCTGGCGCCGCTGGAGGCCGTTCCGCATCACCTCGACGGCAATGGCTTGTCGCTGGGGCCGAATGGCACGACGCTGATCTACGACTACGATGCCGAACACGAGCAGTCGAGCATCGCGGCCCTGCTGTCGCGTCTGGCGGCGGCGGGAATTCATTTCAAGGACCTATCGACGCGGCAGAGCTCGCTCGAAGACATCTTCGTATCGCTGGTGGGAGAAGACAAATGA
- the cobT gene encoding nicotinate-nucleotide--dimethylbenzimidazole phosphoribosyltransferase produces the protein MSVTGLPFDDFRTLLRDLPGPDSRALVAARERDAQLTKPPGALGRLEEIAFWLAAWTGRSPAVSRPLVAIFAGNHGVTKQGITPYPPSVTQQMVENFAAGGAAINQICVAYDLGLKVFDLALDFPTADITEEPALSERDCAATMAFGMEAIAGGTDLLCVGEMGIGNTTIAAAIHYALYGGTAAEWVGPGTGSEGEVLKRKIEAVEKAVALHRDHLSDPLEVLRRLGGREIAAMAGAILAARMERIPVIIDGYVATAAASILKAANPSALDHCLIGHVSAEPGHIKAIDKLGKTPLLALGMRLGEGTGAALAAGIVKAAAACHSGMATFESAGVSNKH, from the coding sequence ATGAGCGTTACCGGCCTGCCATTCGACGATTTCCGCACGCTGCTGCGCGACCTTCCGGGCCCGGATTCCCGAGCGCTCGTCGCCGCGCGCGAGCGTGACGCACAGCTCACCAAGCCGCCGGGCGCTCTCGGCCGTCTGGAAGAGATTGCCTTCTGGCTCGCCGCCTGGACCGGCCGGTCGCCGGCCGTCAGCCGGCCGCTTGTCGCGATCTTTGCCGGCAATCACGGCGTCACCAAGCAGGGCATCACGCCGTATCCGCCGTCTGTAACGCAGCAGATGGTGGAGAATTTCGCCGCTGGCGGTGCAGCGATCAACCAGATCTGTGTGGCCTACGATCTCGGGCTGAAGGTTTTCGATCTGGCATTGGATTTCCCCACCGCCGATATCACTGAAGAGCCGGCTCTCAGCGAGCGCGATTGTGCCGCGACCATGGCCTTCGGTATGGAAGCGATTGCCGGCGGCACGGATCTGCTCTGCGTCGGCGAAATGGGCATCGGCAACACCACGATCGCGGCTGCCATTCACTATGCGCTTTATGGCGGCACGGCGGCAGAGTGGGTTGGACCTGGTACAGGTTCGGAAGGCGAGGTGCTGAAGCGCAAGATCGAAGCCGTTGAAAAGGCTGTGGCGCTGCATCGCGACCATCTTTCCGATCCGTTGGAAGTGCTGCGCCGTCTCGGCGGGCGTGAGATCGCGGCCATGGCCGGCGCCATCCTCGCCGCCCGTATGGAGCGTATCCCGGTCATCATCGACGGCTATGTCGCAACGGCTGCCGCTTCAATCCTCAAGGCCGCCAATCCGTCGGCTCTCGACCATTGCCTGATCGGCCACGTTTCGGCTGAGCCGGGGCACATCAAAGCCATCGACAAGCTTGGCAAGACGCCGCTGCTGGCGCTAGGCATGCGGCTCGGCGAAGGCACGGGTGCAGCGCTTGCCGCCGGCATCGTCAAGGCGGCTGCCGCCTGCCACTCCGGCATGGCGACGTTCGAGAGCGCCGGCGTCTCCAATAAGCATTGA